A window of Ascaphus truei isolate aAscTru1 unplaced genomic scaffold, aAscTru1.hap1 HAP1_SCAFFOLD_3070, whole genome shotgun sequence genomic DNA:
CTGAAGCTGCACCCCTATTTATACTCCTCCCAAAATTAATTTGatttaaaatgtatatacattTGAATTCGATGGTGAAAGTCCAGTGATAGAAAAAAGATGTGCTAATGTGTACTGAGCTGCAAATATCTGCGGCTGAAAGGAAGTGGCGAATGGGAATCTCGGCAaataattcgcccatctctacatgTGGAATGGATACATCATGTTAGCAAATAGGTCTGCAGACATCAGCGATTCTGATAAGACAGAAGTGCTCATGCTGGATGCTCACCATTGGAAGACAACAAGACTGCAGCCAGGTCAAAACACTGGCCTTAGGTTTGAGAGTTCCCAGCTTCTAAACTCTGTCCATGTGCAgaatcttggtgttgtccttgactGTGACTAGATCCATAAACCTCAGCTGTCAGCCATGATCAAATCTTTATTATTCCACCTAAAGAACacagccaggattaagcacttgatccccCCAGAGGATCTTACTATGCTTGTCCATGCTTTTCTGTCCTTTAcgcctggactactgcaatgcacGCTACCTGGGTCTTCCGGAAAAAGAGCTGCATCATCTTCAGCTGGTGCAGACTGCTGTGGCCAGCTTGTTAACGAACTAGAAccgttcttgccacatgacacctgttctccgtTCTCCGTTCTCCGCACTCACTGCCTTTAAAATTAttaatttatttcaagattgacTTGTTGACATTTAAAGCACCACATGACCGGGGTACCAGCTAGATGAAAGAGCTTCCAGCTCCCTACAGATAGATAGCATTCctctgcagatgaaggactcctaacagttcccataatctccttgacttcctttgggaCCTGAGCTATTAGCTATTAGCTATTAGCcacactgctcccactctctggaacagtctgcctcgtacagtttgCGAGGTCctctctctggaaatctataaaaacaggctcaagacatacagtatgtttacccaggcatttaattaatgaaccacaacctgtctggCATATAATAACTACAGTACCGTCcgatcctgtattgtatctttccttgtgtttggtctcttctaaaaaaaaaaaaacttaattttttttctttttccatttttgtaacTGAAATGCTTTgagccccattgggagaaaagcgctatataaataaatttgttgttgttattattattattcatttcttTAAATTCTGCAATTAATTGTCTGACAGAGGTGAACATCGTGGGAATTGCATAACTGTTATTATTATTGCTTTTACAAGTTAACATATTATGTTGCTGTCTATTTATTACCAAGCAGTCATGTGAAACTTGTTAACAATACAAGTCATAAATACCTCGGCTATCAGTCAGACTTACTATCTACAGTTGAACGCAAATGACTGTCTCGTGTTGTGTTCGCTGAATAACTTTTTTAAATCATGGTGATTTGTTTGAAAAGGGATCTAGGTCCATCAGGATTGGTATTTATCCTTCTACATCTTACTTGTATGCTTCCATGGGGCAAAACCCCTTTACTGTGGTCAAAACTGTGAGCAAAACATCTTTATTAAGCTCAAATTATTAATGATAATAAGAACACATCAATacattgaccttggccccttgcaggcgcactgaccggaacaccctcctactgtctctgtacgttcttcctacttactgtACGACTTAGATCCTACATttttcggggcagggactgcttttcctaaatgttacttttatgtctgaagcgcttcttcccattatgtgttatttatattatttgttatatatatatatatatatataacaaatatatatatatatatgattatgtcacgtgtattactgctgtgaagcgctatgtacattaatagcgctatatacataaatatatacataaattcaGACGCCTGAATCAAAAAAATGTAATCTAAAATTCAATACTGAGCCACTGCTTAGAAGCAAAACTGACAATTCCTTATAGTCATTCTAAATCTTACTTGTGCTTAGTATCATACCCTCTTGCTAGCATATTTACATTCTGTATGCTACAAAGAGGGTATGATGGTAGCTGACAAACCTTTAAATATTGATATGCCCAAGTAATGCACTTGCAGACCATAATGATATCGCCATCAGCCTCCTTTTCACGAAAGGAACCAATCCCAGTTAATCTAGGCATTCGTGATAgggcatatacaggcataccccgcattaacgtacgcaatgggtccagagcatgtatgtgaagcgaaaatgtacttaaagtgaagcactacctttttccacttatcaatgtatgtactgtactgcaatcgtcatatacgtgcataacttatGTAAATAACGCACGTGtatcaggctctatagtctcctcgcttgcgcacagcttcagtacaggtaggaagctggtcttgctgtttaggacgtgctgacaggcgcatgcgtgagctgccgtttgcctattgggcgatatgtccttactcgtgagtgtacttaaagtgagtgtccttaaaccggggtatgcctgtattgtatgACCTTAATTTTGGAGGAATACGGTACACTTTGTTAAAGAGGCAGGGCGCGCAGCacttttgttttaatatacagtatgcagcctttgattacctttattgaaaacgaattacctaagctgctgctcaattagttctcctgtgatcaatttgCAAACATTCtgctttccagggttcactaaatagctgcCTTTCCATTTGAATCAATTCTTTGGtcagtgcaactcagcagctacaatatattcttatattactacggtaacattatctattcttacagtttgcagctaaaactgatgggaatattggcaacaaatgatcacaaacaggaaagtgttgcaaagatcttgcactgctggggaggtgtgttcTAAActggctatagaaatcaaaggatgttcattatattaaaactcatacaaaattgcattaagagttgaattaaataaaaaaaagaaaatgtagtaagtattatctaatactacagaactgatttatttaaaaaaacatgtaggatattgcttggatttgtCCTTTTAGGCTTTCCATTCACTGCTTGAGATGGTTTATGTGCTTAAAAAGGGCAGTGGTACCATTCCAGTACTGCAACATAATCCTGTTATGGACACAGCTGTTTTGACACAGTTTCCATAATAATTTTGATAGAAGGGCAGATGaaacacttaaaaaataaattgttttCCAAAAAGAAGAACTGATGATTTTTTAGACAAAGCAATACAGTTTAAAACTGTACCATGAATTGATTACCCTTCAACCTCTGAAGTCTCTCATTGTATGTTTCCTGAGAGATCAGATCCTCCCTAGTATCTCCAGCTATTGTAAAGTCTTAAAGGCACTAGATGGCGTTCGTGATTAATGTAACTTGGTGAATAGTTAACTACAGTTTTACTGTTATTGAATCTTTTGTTTTTCCTACTGATAAATTAGCGTAGTTTATGgggagatatactgtatgtatacaaagCATTGGCAATGAGGAAGTCACGTGTGCATCCAACAATATGAATAACCTATTGGTAACCTGCTGCATTTCTGTCAAGTGTCCAGGACCATTTGCTCTCATCCTCCTTTTTTAACCCCTTTAGTACCGTAGTAGCCACTGGAGAGGTTAAACTCACTGCCTTAGCATTCTGACATTTGTTAACACTTAGGAGCAGAAATACAACCCCAATGAAGGTATGGCTGAGCCAAAGTGCCCCCACTGAGCCAAAGTATGCTGTAAGTGCGGTCTAGGACATGTGATTGCGGCGGAATGACCGCCGGTGCTTCTCCACTACTCACCCCAACGCCGGGCCCTCTCACAGCCGGCTGCTTCACCACTAAGGTAAGTCCCTAAagccccctaatcttaacccataatactaatgctaccccgTATCGTAAAAAGGTTAACTCCCCCAAccttaaaaccccttaaattaactccctaccctaaccactaaaaccccttacatTAAAAGCCTACCCagtaaaacttaccttagaagtggCCGGCAGTGGTGGTTCCAGCGGCTGATCGGCTGCGGCAGAGGGTCCCGCTGCGGCCAAACATTTGCGGTCCTTTGGTCGCGGGAAAATGGCCATGACCCAATGTCCCATTGCACTGTAAGTGTGGGGTTAGTTGACAGTGAGATACTGTAGTATCTCTTTaatttgcattattattattattcagtaCACACCAAACCCTCTGGACAGGAGGTGTGAGCAGTAAGGTATGGCTGGGTGCCACATGGGATCACAGCCAGCCCCAGCCTGTAATCCCTGCTATACACATGTGACCTTAACACACTGCTGTATGCACCTTGTGTCAGCTGAGCTGAGACTTCTGACAGGACAGACACCTGCTGGAAACTCTCCTCTGAACAGAACTTACTGCATATATTCCATttacatccccctctccccctcactgcatacagtatactctACTCACTGAACATATTCCACTTACACCCCTCACTGCATATACTCTACTTACTGCACAATCTGTGCACACATTACTTATTACCCATACAGCACTCACATACTCACACTACACATCCcccccctcaaatcacacgctcaCAGTGCACACATTTCTCTCGCAGAAATCACTGCGCACATCTCTCTCACATCACTGCACACAGACCTCTCAGACGATTCGcattcacagcacacactctcttCTTCCTCACACCACCTCCTGCACGCCTTGCACTTGATGCACTTGCAGCTCCCGGATCCCTGTCTCCACTTCCAGCCCGGAGGCTCCAGCTGCTGGAGCTGTTGACCCTTTTTGCTCATATGCTGCTGTCCGGTGGTGAAGGAGTGAATCGGCCGGACACACCACAGTGTACTGGGGGTCTCAGGAGAGAGGGGACAGCCCTGTGCACGGGATATGAGCAGGGTGAGGTGCAGATGTGTCACACTGTGTATCCCTGGCAAGCAAACCACAGGGGGGAGCTGAGTGCTGGACAGCTCCTCACATGGATTGATATCACAGCCTGCCTGGCAGGTAAGACTATTGCCCTcctaatatactgtacaggtgCATCGTATTGTCATGGCCAGTGCTTCTACCGATAGGTCACACAAAACTCCACTAACACACCGGTTCATGTCATAGGCATGATCAATGCAAAGGAAAGTATACACCGATCTGACAGGTAGGAGCAGACACCCTGCAATACACATCTCATACACGATGAATTCAGAGGGGCTGTGTGTACTTATCTAACACCCCTGTAACACACAACTTTCTCATTAACAACGGTGTGGGTTAGGCCTCACATGCAGACATATGtatacattataaatacacaAGGGGGGTATTTTCTAACTTCACTGATAAatgccacccctccctctcctctaacATGCACTGTCTCTTCTTATGTACAGCAGCAGGGAAGATACTGAACGCACAGGATGCAGAGCCTGTTCTAGCACACTTCTTATGTGCAACTGTGCCTGGGACTATTCGTTCATTAATCCAGAATCAGACATATGTTCTTACATTTAAAATTCCTTCAATCTTATTTCTTTATAATCATTCATTGGTGTGAAATGTGCAcgtatgctgtatatatatatgtgtgtgtgtgtgtgtgtgtgtgtgcgcgtgtgtgtgtgtgtgtgtgtgtgtgtatgtgtatgtgtatgtgtgtgtgtatgtatatatatatatatatatatatatatatgtgtgtgtgtgtgtgtgtgtgtgtgtgtgtgtgtgtgtgtgtgtgtgtgtgtgtgtgtacacacacacacacacactatggtgCATACCCTGAGTTTACTATAttagtaatacatataacatactaAATATTTCATGGAAGGAGTGCCAGTGCAATTAAGTTATTCAGTTTATCCAGCCATCGACAAGTATAAATATAAACCTTGCTGGGTGTGGATGAAAGTGACAGAATTAATGTAAACAATTGCACTGATATCAAAGCATATCTGTTTAGTTCAATAACTGATTAGATGAAGGTCATATTTGCAATATGCAGAAGAAAAGATATAGCCACCCGGCCTATTCATAACACCACTTATGTCCACTAAGAGAATGCTCCCGGGAGCACAAGAATGCAGCTACAGTATTATAGGCCACCCGTAGAGTCAGACATGGGGCCTTTTAGCTGCATAGTTTATGAATAAGAATGATAGGATGGGAGCAACAACTTAATAACATCAAAACACATTTGTAGTACTTGCAGTAACAGATTGCTATGTTCAACTGAGCACTAACATCATGTGTGCCACAATATAGAAACATTACAATTAACAATGTTACAAATAATACATTAATAGTTAGGAATAAATATGGACAACGTGGCCTACATAGCGTGTTCATTTCCCTAGCTGTCGTGAAGCCTCAGACCCAAATTTGCTTTCTATGCAATTCTTGCATCTGCAAAAAAAGGACCACAAAGGACCCCAAATGGTCACAACATTAACTACTGCCTTATGAGCGAGTCAATGCATATTTGACTTTTTGTTGGTAGAGAAAGAAATATGATGTTTTATTGCTAATGGATTAttttggcgtgtgtgtgtgtgactttctgTTGTTTATATTTGGACTCTAGGGGTGCTGGCGAAAAATCGATTGTTACTGCATCCATATTCcacaaatttattttttttaaagattctgtcttttactgtattttatttgtttacttatCCCCATGTACAGAAGAGAGTTTGTCGCTCTCATTTGGTTCTTagctattttattattttggatACTCCTGCGTCTTTCCCATTAAATTCTTATAATAATCTCCACAACCTCTAGGAAGCTGTTGCATGGAACCATTCAGTGAAGATTTAATCCTAACATGACTCGTTAGCCTTTATGCATTTAAAGGATTCTGTCATATCATTATCTCCCTCTTTCCATTCTTCCAGGGTGTACATTAATCTTTGTGCAAATGTTTTCAAATTTGCTTTGCATTTTCTGTGTGTTTTTCTCTTAAATTTCAAGTTAACTTTGCTCTGGAAATCACTAACGTAGATGTGAACGCAACATTTTTGCCACATTACCGTGACATTTTGCAACTTCTGCCAGAATATTGCGACAATGGCAGTATGTGAAAGGCGTGGGGCTTGGGGCCATTCGCCTTCTGAGTCGAAATGTGCAATACACATTGATTTTTACTACTTGCCGATTTTATGTTTTGCAAAGTATAacatttttgttatatatttcaTGAAAAAATATTCCCCCCAAACATCGCACATCTCTAGTGTACATGTTGAGGTTATTTAATTTCCCTTATGGGTTTTCTGTTTAATGATGCGGACACAAGCATGCAGGATCTTCATCAATTTAGTTGCACTCCCTCTACTACTATTTACTGTGTGTGCTACAATTGTagcatatttactgtatttataatatatatatatatatcttttcaaGCTGAACGACATGCTGGAGTGGCCTGTGTTACAGCTTCTGTGGATGACATACAGATTGAAGAGACAGCCAGGTACTGTACATCCTTATTCTGTTTATTATTCTCTAAAAGAAAAAAAGTCCAGAGGCCTCTCATCCCGTCTAACAGCAACTGATCCAGTTAGACAGCTAAGTTCATAAGTCCTTAATTGCTCTGTTAAGGTTCAAGGTTCATTCAAAACAATTATTTGCAGCTCAGAGGCCAAGTATTTAACTGCATATAGCACAGGTACATTCAATCAGTATTTATGAGATATTGTTTGGTCAGGTTGTGAAGCAAGAGAAGGCAAAGGTTGACATTGAGGTAATTATAAGTAGAGAAGGACAAAACATTATACattttgcccatttaaaaaaatatatttggagTATGTGAAATTTCACCAGAAATTACCAGCTGCGAATCTTAGGTACTTGGATATTTAGTGAAAGTGGTTAGTGAATACGAGTGAATATATTGGTGACATTTCCAAATATCATGAATATTTGCAGAAATAACTTGAGGGACTCATTTTTAAATCCGCAAATCAATAAATAGCCTTTGCACCAACATTTTACAAATTTCAACATTTCTTAAAAATTAGAGGGGACTTTTGTATAATGAATTGGGTCGTTTTTACATCTCTAGCCATAATCTTATTTTAGCATTTTCATTAAATTTACAAACATTATAATTGGGGGAAAAAAGGTTTGcgcaaaaccccaaatattgagAAGTAATATAACAGTACATCGTCCTTTCCATAATATTCAGAGGTCTTCTGGATTTAGAGGCAGATTTCATCAACATAGTGAATTATAAACAAGATATCAATATAAAGACTTAGAATCGGAATATACAGATTTTGTTAAAAATGATGAGAAGTCACATTGCAGTATAAGTATAGGAAAATGACGTAAGCAATAAAAACGTATATTTTGATTTCAGGACAGAATTTTAAACTAGAATTGGTTTAAACAATATTGAAGAATTCTGCCTTTTGTGGTCTCATGTAAAGATGGGTGGAACAGTACGAATCTGTTTCCCGGAAGTCCGCGGATATTTTGACCAAATTTGTCCCCCCCACTAAAATCCAACTGCAGATTGTTTACTTAAAAAGCAAGACAGATTCATTCAAATTATTCATTGAatacaaggaggggggggagagagagacaggtggtagagaaagagggggggggacagggggagggcgagaggatggagagagaaggaggaagggattttattttaatgtgtCTTTGGTTGCATATATAAACTCAAGCATCCcttcaaataaattagggagacatgcctgtgctgaaacagcTTACCTGACATAACcgtctgggaaatatgctaatgacaaaatagatttttatttttattttttgaattaTTGTTTTTTGTGAGGTCTGACTCACTCTAGTGTGTCACTAGGTAggggtgattctacctcatatagTGGGACAATTGGTATCTCAGGCTAATTTAGCTATTAATATTACTTTGAGTGCAGTTAACTGGGTTATTTTCGTTAATCTTAGAGTTAACGTGTTGTGCTATACATACAGTATCTTTAACTCTACGCACGCTAGTCTACAACTCTATAGGTATTGGGTTGAGCGTTGAGCCATTTCTTTAGTTGTTTTCTTATTCTGAAAGTAGAGCATAGGTGACCTGTGTCCTAACAGTCAGGagcattcattacattatttatAGATAATGAAATACATATTACAATTGTTATGTTGGTCCAATTAGGGGTATCATGCAGAGTATTTTATTTCTAGATTCAATAAAGGTGTTTTAATTTTGGTAGTATGGCTGTCTTTCATTGTATTCATTACAATTGATTTTTTGTTTAAGTGCCCAGCTTGTCTGTTGATATTTAGATGTTTCACTTTTATACCATTAAGCGGAACAGATAAACTAGAGCAGTCATGCAGCTGTGAGGAGATCCTGACAGTAGCTATGAAATCATTAACCACAGCTTTCCTGGAAGCCTGTCCTGCAATATTTAGGTCAAACTACTTCATCAAGTCCCTATCGGTGTCCCATGTGATGCATCAGCCTCCCAGTAATAGTCAATAAAGATAGAGAGTAAACAGGGGGCGACGTATGGTGAATTCTGTGAATGGCATCAGAGTGatatgtatgtacaatttccgCTGTGCTTTACAAAtcacaatacaaggtaaataaagtacaaacTTTACAGACAGGTACATTACAGCACAAGGCAAAGGGAGGCCATGCCCCGAATAACTTACAATCTAAGGGATATTAGCTATGTTTGTTAAAATATACGTCCAGGCAAATAGATAGTCCATAGAGGGTACGTGCCCAGGACAATAATTAGAAAAGTCTTCAAAACAGTTTTCCCACATAAAGTATATAATCCCATATGTGTTTTCAGGGATCGCGGAAAATCAATCTTTTAAAATTTGCAGTAAGAATAGATCAAAATATAAACCTTTCATTAGTAATTTAGTTTGATCAATAGGCAGTCAAGAGGGACTTGCTTGCACCTCGTTGCTTTTCCCACATACAGTGAATTAAGATAACAACTTTGGTTTTGAAGTTGTCTTTTTCTATTGGCATGCTGTGTTATCAACATGAATTTACTGCCACTAGTGTCACAAGTAAGGCATGATAAtaggcattattattattattttaatggtGGGAAAAGACTCCATTGGTGGTCTTATTTACTTCAGATTCAAGTGGATACCTTGTACTTTCTCACACACTCACTATTGTCTATTTTTAGTTGGCAGAGACTTCAGTAATGACGCCAAGAATTGAAATAGGATATCACATGAATTcccgtcccctcccctcctgcaaTTGGTCCCCACACACCAGGATTAAAGTGCCTTGGCAAGGCAGAGTGGAAAAGCTGTGActatggctgtcagtgcagtacCCTCTTTTCAATTTCAGCTCAAGAGCCCTTCCTATCTTTCTGACAAGGATTGTTGTCGGTTACAAACTAAACAAAGGTTTCTTTAAAGGGAAAGGAGTCCCATGGAGTTGATGATTATTATGGCCATTGCAGGGACATTTTCTGAAGACGTTGTGGTGCTTTTGCTACTACAGTggcttacatttaaataaaaaaaaaacgactGCTTAATCAAACTATTGTAACCAGGTAACACGGCACCTAAATACAAGGTTGATATTAAGTTTTACTTTACTCACTTATCAGTCAGTCCCAATTTTTCAATTTTTAATTCATTTGGATTGATTGCTTAAACTAGAACTAGTCAATGCTCACTACACCAGTTTGCTGTGTCCAATGTACTACACACTGGAACAGAGAAGAGTTAGTTTGTTGTTTCCACTACTTGGACATAACCGTAGTAATAGAGAAGGTAAACACGGCTCAACAGTAGTGGATACAGTGTATACAGTAATTGATGCCCAAAAACACAATTTAGTTTGTTACTCCTTTTTATGTTGCATTTCTACCCACAAATCAGGGGCTGGGCATGTAgacagcacctggccctgaatgtttcaatattgtggGTTTAGTGTATAAAAGGGTGGAGAGGGAGATCCCTAGATAGCCATAAGAGTTGCAGACATTGTTGCTGTAACTGAGAGAATCTGCAGTGTCCACTCCTGTGCTGGTGTCAGGCCTGGAATCCTGTTTCAGAGGATATTGCAGGGAAAAGAaggacaggggaaatctctgcaaggaaGTCCCTGCAACTAGGTTGGCAGGGTATCCCCAGTTTTCCCCGGTTGGGTATCTGTTTGTTTATATGTCAATTGTCGAtaactttttccaataaattaatttttttaactcttgtgtttctgtctggcgagttgatccctggtattagtcctagTCTCTCATGACAATCTCTACCTTAAGGTTATATTGCATCATTGATATGTTATATATAAATACTATTTCATGCATATTGTCTTATGAGTATTGCTaagattcatgttttttttttattagggtaGGACAAAACATCTGTATAAAAGCAAAAGTAAACAGAGCATTTAATACAAGTATGGAGGTAAGGCATATTGCATCATAAATTGCATAATATATTGCAGTGCAAAACTTCCAGCCTCTCTTCTTCTCTGGTTGGCCTGTGACAGGGAAGGAGCAAGTAGAATCAAAAGATGCCAACAAGGCACAAAGATAGAGGTAACAGGAGATAGACCGCAAAATAGCTATAAGGGAATTAATTTCTGAAGATTTACATTTCTAATGCAGAACACAAAACACGTCTACCAATGAGTCACTCAGATCACTAATCTAAGTCTAGTGGGAAGACAGCATTATTAAGAAAAGGCCTACAATGGTGAAACTGAGAACACTGTATCCCCTTCCCTTTCCCATATCGACAAATATTAGCATTGCATGCCCCTTCCCTGCTTGCATCCCAGCTTTGAGGCTACGTCCCTCTGCTTCGCAGCAAACAGAGGCCCCGGAGGCCCAATACGGAGGCTGGCCAGACCTCTGGCCATGCCCAACTTGAACCAGTGCCGGCCAGCCGGGGCCTCCCCCTGCTCTCGTGCCTCCCGACATCGCAGGGCTTTGCAGTAATATGGTTACATCCCTGTTAGTGAATATGACAAGATGTGTGACCGTTTGAAAATGTGCATTCTTCTTCCACTTTAGGTCGGCATTCAAGTTTCAGTGGAGGACACTTTTACTAATGTTCAGAAACATGTTTGCACGGCTTTCTCTACATATGTGGTTAAACCAGCTGGTGCTAAGAAGGTATGTTATATAACTAGGTGGAATTGAGTCAATGCAAAGTCTTGTCCACAAGATGGAGGAGTGGATTAATGTTGACATGGAAAGTTTCACTATTGGTGGTAATATCTTTTTAATGTATGAACAAGAAAAACAAATGAGACACAATAGTGTGAAGAGAAGTAGTAAAACcttacaggtctcttctttaACTTATTGAAAATGTATAAAGAACTGTTTTAATAAAAGTATCACAAATTAGAAGGAATCTACAATCCTGCAGGACCATTATAGTTACTAGATTTTTGCTCTTGCGACATGAATaaaacctgtatgtatgtatgtgtgtatgtatgtgtgtatgtatgcatgcatgcatgtatgtatgtctttatttatatggctcCATGCAGGTGCACAGCAGTAGTACATGTgacttaataatataatatataatgggaataagcacttcagacataaaacaataggaaagggagtgtccctgtgccaaagatattacaatctaagtggaaatagggagaacttacagagacagtaagcgtttgtaaggggccaaggtcagtgcatatgagatgtatacaATCAGCCAGTGGAGCTACCTATATGCTCCTtgaaagaggtgtgttttaagaatggtcctaaaggtggagagaggggatgctagttggatattgagaggaagggcattccagaggtgtgatgcagtgagtgagagaggttttagacgagagagggctttagatacaaaaggggtcagggccgccaacaggggggacaaagggcactggcatcccgggccccgtgtcacccacccagtcactgactgtcacccacccagtcactgtctcccacccacacagtcactctctcccaaccagtcactgtcacagtcactgtctcccacccacccagtcactgtcacccaaccagtcactgtcacccaacacccagtcactgtctcctacccacccagtcacattcacccacccacattcacccacccacccacc
This region includes:
- the LOC142483205 gene encoding acetyl-coenzyme A thioesterase-like, which gives rise to MLLSGGEGVNRPDTPQCTGGLRREGTALCTGYEQGEVQMCHTVYPWQANHRGELSAGQLLTWIDITACLAAERHAGVACVTASVDDIQIEETARVGQNICIKAKVNRAFNTSMEVGIQVSVEDTFTNVQKHVCTAFSTYVVKPAGAKK